The DNA region AAAGCTCATCACCGCCCCGAGGCAGGTCATGGCGCAGACCAACGCGATGAACATCGACGCCTGCCGCACGGACCAGCCACGCACCAGCAGCGAGTGGTGGAAGTGGCCGCGGTCGGCGGCAAAGATGCTGCGTCCGGTGAGCTTGCGTCGCAGGATCGCCGCGAAGGAATCGAGGATCGGCACGGACCAAACGGTCAGCGGCACCGCTAGGGCGACGGCGGCCGAGCCCTTGGTGGAAGAGCGGATCGCAACCGCCCCGATAATCAGGCCGATCAGCATGCTCCCGGCGTCGCCCAGGTAGATCGACGCGGGGTTGAAGTTGTACCGCAGGAAGCCCAGCAGCGCGCCGGCCAGGGCGAGCATGATGATCGCTTCCGACTTGTTCCCAAGCCAGATGTTGATCGCGGCCAACGACGCGCACAGCACAAAGCCGATGCTAGACGCCAGCCCGTCGATGCCGTCCATCAGGTTGATCGCGTTGGTCGAACCAACCAACCAGAAGAACGTGAAAGGAATCGCGGCCCAACCCAGGTTCACGCGCCAGCCGAAGACGACAAAGTCGTCGATCCGCAATCCGGCAAACACCAGCAGGGCGACGATGCCGATCTGGCCGATCAGCTTGTAGCGCCCGCGCAGCTCGGTCTTATCATCCAACACGCCGAGCGCGACGACGCCGACCGCCGCCGCGAGCAGGCTCACCAAGAAAGCGACCGCCGCGTGACTGCCGAAGCGCAGGATGTCCTGCGAGTAGGCGAACGCTCCGACCGACGTGATGGCCAGCACCATCGCCAACACCACCGCGACTCCGCCCCCGAGGGCGACCGCGGACTTCTGGATCTTCCGGTGCGCGTCGGGCGCGTCGACCAAGCCATACCGGCGGCAGACCGACCGAACCAACGGCGTCAACGCAAGCGCCCCGCCGAACGAGACGATCGCGGCAAGGGCGTAACAGATGTAAAGCGGCTCTAGGTTCAACAATCGGACCGCGGGTAGGCGTCGGAAGTGGCCACTCCAATGCGGCCGCGAGACTCTACAGCAACCGCGGCGCCACCGGCGTCCAGTCGCTATGACATCCGTCCAGCGAAGAGTAGAATCGCAACTCTTCTACTTTCAGCCTAAGCCCTTGCAAAGCAACAACTTAAGGCTCCCCTCGTTACTTAAATCGTAACTGAGCACGCGCTTTTGGTCAACGATCGGATGGGGCAGCTTACGCCTTCTCTTCGGCCCCAGGGCTACAACTGGTGTTGCAATCCTTACGATCGGAGTTGCCAGCGTCGGACAGTGTTGCCCATGGGCATCATGGCGAAGGCGCCGTGATGCGCGCCGGCATCACGTGGCCGGCTGCTCGCGGTCTCGCACCTTCCGCGCAGGGTTGCCGGCCACGATCACCCCCGGGGGCACGTCGCTCGTCACCACACTGCAGGCCGCAACCAGGGCGTTGCGTCCGATCGAGACCCCCGGCAGCAGCGTTGCCCGGGCCGCTACCCAGGCGCCCGACCCAACGCGGATCGCTTGCGGCGTAAGATCGAACGAAGGACGGCGATGGTCGTGGCTGCCGGTACAGAAGTACACGCCCTGCGAAACGCAGACGTGGCTGCCGATCTCTACCTCGACGATGTTGTCGATCCACACCCCCTGCCCGACCCATACGTGGTCGCCCACCGAGAGCCGCCAGGGGTGCTTGATCCGCACGTTCGGCTTGATGACGACGCCGCGGCCGATCTTGGCGCCGAACCTGCGCAGCACCCAGGGTTTAACCCTACCAAGGACGAACCACCCCCCCTCGAACGCCACACAGCTAACCAAGATCCAGATCAGTCGGACCAACGCCCCGCGGCCCGGGTGGTAGTCCCCCACGGTGTAGGGCGCTAAGTCGACCCAGGCGCCGTCGCGTACTTCTGCTGGCGCCTCTGCGGCGGACGACGGGTTGGCTTCTGCGCTTGGCACGGGATCCCGCGGGGTTGGGGCTACTTCCCAGCGTAGACGCTGCCCGATCGCGGCGCGAAGTAGCGGCGGGTCAAACCTCGCCGCCGGTGGCTGATCGCGGTCCGCCTGTGACAGATGGGCCGGTTGCGCCACCCTGAAACACGCGAGTGAGCGCCTTGTGCCGATAGGCGAAGATCTTCCGCAGGTCCGGCAGCACCAGCGGTTGGTGCACGAGCCACCCCAGCGGGACGCCGTAACGCACGCGGTCGACCACCCGCGTCGCGTCTCCGACCGACTCGAACGTGTGCAGGTGGATCCAGTACCGGTAGGGCCCGCGGCGTTGCTCGTCAACGAACATGCGCTCCGGCTCCCACTGGGTGATCTCAGACCGCCAACGGAACGGGAGTCCGTGCAGCCGTAGGCGGTAGTCGATCAACAACCCGCGACGCATCGAGATCGGCCCAGGGGTGAGCACCTTGAATCGCAGCAGCG from Pirellulimonas nuda includes:
- a CDS encoding glycosyltransferase family 4 protein, which gives rise to MNLEPLYICYALAAIVSFGGALALTPLVRSVCRRYGLVDAPDAHRKIQKSAVALGGGVAVVLAMVLAITSVGAFAYSQDILRFGSHAAVAFLVSLLAAAVGVVALGVLDDKTELRGRYKLIGQIGIVALLVFAGLRIDDFVVFGWRVNLGWAAIPFTFFWLVGSTNAINLMDGIDGLASSIGFVLCASLAAINIWLGNKSEAIIMLALAGALLGFLRYNFNPASIYLGDAGSMLIGLIIGAVAIRSSTKGSAAVALAVPLTVWSVPILDSFAAILRRKLTGRSIFAADRGHFHHSLLVRGWSVRQASMFIALVCAMTCLGAVMSFVYQREWIALATVLFVMTFLVFTETFGHIEFALLKERFHRSARSLTQSKQVQGKARSVRLQGSLPWDELWDAMVESTDRYHLTRLKFSISVPRLHEAYFANWESQQKPAEASEVWRLNYPLLVDGATVGSIELSGVSPNDGLSTAVHIAQVLDFLEPIEDRIREIRGPLPGAQAPDTDDTTVDSQRGAVERDGAVTQVVAGTQAGASPVA
- a CDS encoding WcaF family extracellular polysaccharide biosynthesis acetyltransferase, whose protein sequence is MPSAEANPSSAAEAPAEVRDGAWVDLAPYTVGDYHPGRGALVRLIWILVSCVAFEGGWFVLGRVKPWVLRRFGAKIGRGVVIKPNVRIKHPWRLSVGDHVWVGQGVWIDNIVEVEIGSHVCVSQGVYFCTGSHDHRRPSFDLTPQAIRVGSGAWVAARATLLPGVSIGRNALVAACSVVTSDVPPGVIVAGNPARKVRDREQPAT
- a CDS encoding SRPBCC family protein — encoded protein: MLRFSNDPERAGGYLLEAECLVSRPIGEVFAYFADALNLETLTPPLLRFKVLTPGPISMRRGLLIDYRLRLHGLPFRWRSEITQWEPERMFVDEQRRGPYRYWIHLHTFESVGDATRVVDRVRYGVPLGWLVHQPLVLPDLRKIFAYRHKALTRVFQGGATGPSVTGGPRSATGGEV